TCGCTGGTCAACGATCCCGCCACATACAACAGCACCCTCGTCGACCTGCTCCTCAATGCAGGCGCCGTCCTCTACTGCAAGACCAACGTGCCCACGGCCATGATGATCGCAGAATCAGTCAACAATGTCTTCGGTCGAACCGTCAACCCGCGCAACCGCAATCTCACCTCGGGGGGTTCCTCTGGTGGTGAATCGGCCCTGATCGCCTTCGGAGGCAGCCGCATCGGCGTCGGGACAGACATTGGTATGTTCACCCCTACTGTCGACACAGTATATACTGACAATGAGCAGGCGGCTCCCTTCGcatcccagcagcctgcaCAGGAATCTTCACAATCCGGCCCTCCTTCGGCCGCTTCCCCAACTTCCAAACCCGCTCCGGCCTCGCCGGCCAAGAAGCAGTCAACAGCGTCAATGGACCCATGGCCAAAACCCTCGACGAGATCGTCTTCTGGGCTCGCACAGTCGTCGGCCAGCAGCCCTGGCTCCGCGATCCCAAATGCCTCCCTATCCCCTGGCGCTCTGTCGATGTCAAGAAATCGCTGAAAATCGGTGTCCTATGGCACGATGGCCTGGTCACGCCTACACCCCCCGTCTCCCGAGCTCTTAATTCAACAGTTGCGAAATTAAAAGCCGCCGGTCATGAAATCGTTACCTGGTCACCGACAGAGCACAAGGGTATCCTAGAGACACTGCGAACCATGTTCATCGCCGACGGGGGCAAATCCGTGCGCAACCTCCTCTCACCAACAGACGAGCCATTCCGGCCGGAAATGAAGATGTATGAGACGGCCACTGAGCTCGGCGTGCATGAGATGTGGCAGGTCCAGGGGGCTAGGAATGCCTTGTGCAAGTCGTACCTGGATCGATGGAATGCGGCGGGCATTGATGCTGTGCTTTGTATTTGCCCTTCCCTTCGGTGATATCTGTACTTGTCGTACTAACGAGGTTCCAGGCCCGACGTCCCCGTATAGCAGCGTCGAGCACGGCAAGTTCGCGTACGTGGGATATACGGGTGTTTTCAATGTCCTTGACTACCCCGGCGTGTCATTCCCGTGTGGGATTTCGGCTGATAAGGGCCTTGATGGGCCGTATGTCGACCATGAACCGCTTAGCGATATTGATGCGCAGATTCAACAGGATTGTATGTTTCTCCCCACCCTTGCACGTTGAACGGGGTACTAATATGAGTAGACTCTGCCGAGGCTGTTCATGGCATGCCGGTTAGCTTGCAGCTTGTTGGGAGGAGGCTTGAGGATGAGACTGCGTTGGCTATTACGAGTGTGATTCTGGAGGCGGTTTCTGGGTCTTTGAATGGGACTAAGTAGGAGTAGATAGGTTACGGATGTATAGATGGGGTCAATGATTATCTATTCAAAGTGCTACCTTCTTTCTGGCTACTTGGTACCAACTAGCAAATACAAGACCAAAGAGGAAATATCAGTGACGGCAAGGACAGCCGGATAATGTCACGATAGAATAGCCTGTCACTCAGATCAAGCTTTTGTTGGCGTGATGTTGCGTGACGGTGGCTGTGTAACTGTCTATGTTCAAAAGTGCGCTGATGTTTGATGTATAGTGAGACACGGGCCAGACCCAGCAGTGTAACGGCGGGTCGTGCGTAACATCGCGCATGTCAGTGTAACAGTTACAGAGGTTCAATCAAAATAAGATAAAGGCATGTTCAGTTTAGGAGTGGTAGCTACCCTTTCTATTGATATAACTATGCACAGTTGTATAGATATGTTAATTGGACGACCTTCCTAATTAGGAAGCATACGCAGGGTACTGCCACAGTTCAGATCCGAAGATCACCCGAAGACAATAGCGGTGTTACTTCGCCGCGCGAGGTGTCATTGGCATATATTACTGATAGGCGAAGGCCGACAGGCGAGTGCCCAGAGGAAGATAGCGGAGAACCGCATTGGGTACGGACAACGGACCGAGAGATTGCCTATTCGGGCAACCCGGCCCTATCTCCCTCTGTGCAGACAGCCACCGCGCCTTATGCGGGCATCGCTGCTGAATCTTTCCCTGCAGAGTCGACGGGCTGGCTGTGTTAGTTCTAGGCCATCTCTACGATGGACTGAGACTATAATTGTCGTGCGCCCCGACCCCTCTTTAGTCTTTCCGTCCGACCCTCCGGAACCACACGAGTCGGCACCATGGGCTCGCTGGATACCTGCGATTACTCATGGACGCAGGTCAGGCCGGGCCGTTGGGAGCGGAATATTGATGAGTCGGAGCAGTTCTATACTTCGCTCGCGAAGACATACGAAGGGAGcggccgctgctgcttcgcGATCACCGCGTACGTCTCCTTCTCGGTACAAGGAACGGAACATGAGGTCGAGCTAGCCTTGCGAAAGGCATGGCTGCGCTTGCGATACGAGAGTCCGACGGTTGCGTCGTGGGTTGAGTACAGCGAGCAGAGCCAGCGGTGCAGGAAGGTCTATGAAATGGCGCATACCCCGGAGGCCCAGAATGCCTGGCTGGAGAGTACATTCCAGGTGGTTCGCACGAGAATGTCCGGCCTGCAGTGGTGCAATTCCGATCCACCTGTTCCTGAAATCCCGACTTTATTCATGGTAAAGCGTGCGGGTCGGTCGAGCCCGACGGTCACTGCGGATTTGGTTCTTCGCTGCCGCCATGATGTTATGGACGGTGTTGGGgcgttgatgctgttgaataCTCTCTTCTTGCTTGCTTCTCAGGCCCTGGACCAAGGTGATACATATCGACTCCCCGTCTTCGGCGACGAGTGCACCCGATTGAGTCCGCCGTTTCGTATTGCTGCTGGAGTTCCACCGGGTTtgagcaagaagcagaagagtcGTCTGAACAAGACCGTTTCCGCGAATGCCGcgatgaaggaggttgagattGCCGGTTTCCCTCGCCGGAAGGGTGCGACACAGGCAGGGAAGCACCAACGGGTGGCCATTACGCTGTCAACCGAATCGACGTATCGTCTAGTGAAGGCCTGCAAAGCAGTGGGATTAAGCGTCACCCATGCCTATCACACAGCCATCGGTATCGTACTGCGAGACCTTCAAAAACGACAGTCGCGGCCAAGGACGGTGCGATATATCAACTACAGTCTCCTTGACGAGCGGCCACAGTGCGAGGAGCCGTACAGCACCCCGGCCCATGCGGCATCAGTCTACCACTCTGTCTCTGGGGAGTGTTTGGCAGTCGATTTGACCGTCCCAGCGGCATCTTTTGGGGCACTCGAGCAGGTGCTGGACTACAGCATACCGCGGCGAAACGAGTACATGAAGGTCGCCAGTGCGGTTCGACGCTTTGACATGCAAAACCGCAACGATGAACAACGAGTCCAGATGGTACCCTCATACTGGGAGATGATTACGCCTCCCTACCCGTCGAATAATGTCACACCAGCAGTGCCGCCCCCGTATAACAAACCGTCGGTGTCACTGTCGGACCTAGGCACATTAGATACGATTATCTCACCATCACACGGTGATTTTCAGCTGGACAATCCTTGGGTGACAAGGGAGCACCTGGTGACTGGGCTTGCGCTGTTTTTGGGTATATGGGACGGGCGACTCACCCTGAGTGCCACATATAACGATGCATGGCATACGAGGAATGAGGCATTGGTGTTCCTGGACCGATGCAATGTAGTCAGCATTCAGGCTCTTGGTGCTTGAGATGGATAGGATGCAGAGAGCGGTGTCAGTTACGCGTCTTTGTCATTTATACGTGTTTGGGTCCCATCGGGACATGGAGGTTAATAGACGGCGTGGCATCACATGTCATAGACAGGTAGTCAAGCATCAAGCGTCATGTAAATTGTCTTTAACGCGCTGTATTCTGTTCGGGCCACTCAGCTATTGTACGCCATAACAGCCCGTACAGCAGCCAAAATTGTAGGATGTATCAAAAATATTCCCACTCTTAGTCGGGTAGAGTTATGTACTCAGTGTGCGGCACCACTGATGCGGTATTCAAGTCTCAACATAAATATCAGGGCATCGATTCGCGTAGAGAAGGTTAGAATTGGCCTCAGTGCCAGTATGTCCGGTTTATCGCCGTGCCTGTCTTTTATATGCGACCTTCAAATGGAAGGAGCACCCCTGCCCGGGCATTGGGACTTCTTACCATGACCCAACTTTCTCCTTCAGATTGTCAATTCTCAAACGCAAAAAAGTCTTTGGGGAAGAATACTCTAGAATTACATGGTTTTTGGCATCCCCCCGAAGTGAATGTGCACCGTCTAACGGGGATATTGTTTCTAGGCCGGCGGTATACTCCATACTGTGGACTACCGGCCGCAACGCCATGTACTTCGGACATTCTGGCTTAACTTACAGGTTGAAAATTTCCTGGTTTATTATAGTTAGGTAAATAGATTCAAAGATAACAATGGATACTGTTACCTACAGTTCCGCCGCTCCATGGCGGCCGAATAGTTGCAATGGCAAAGGGCCCCATAATAGAGGCGCATTACGCTGAGGCGACAACATAGCTAAACGGCCAGGCCAAGCATAACACATTGATTCATGAATCATAGAAAATACATCATATTAACCAACTCAAGCGTAGTAATTGTCAACCTTCAGCCCCTTGAACTCGAACTGCGTGTTCTCCCGTCGGTCAATCACCTTCTTATGGTGGACGTCCTTCACCCGCGCACGCACGTACTCTGTTCCCGTCGGAGCAGGGATGTTGGGATCCTTATCTTCCTCGGTGAGCAGACCAAGCCTATCCAACAGCGGCGACGGCACGGGCTTCATAATCGTGCTATCACCGGGTCGGACAAAGTACAGCAGACCCAGACGGGCAATGTCAATCTGGTCCTTGGGCGGCGTCACCACGCGGTGGATGGTCGATTTGATGAACCCTATCGTAACGGTCAGCATATTTAGATATCCCCTAATAAAATCAGGTACAAGAACAAACCCTTTGTAAGGAAAGTCAACGTATCCGCCGCATTACAAGTAATCCCCCCCTCAACAGGCTTCACCCACTTCCACTCCGCCTCCGGCGTGCGGATCTGCAGCCCGGCAACCTGCTGCGAAAAGAGCAGCGTCAAGCTCCCGAAATCCGTGTGTCCGCCCTTGGTGTATCCCTGTGCGCGGTCCCACTCGTCCTGCGTGCGCACGTTGTAGATCATATACCGCAGGTGGTCGTCGGAGCGCTTGTCATAGTCGTGGGCGTCTGCCAGGAACGTCTCCGGCAGCTCCAGGATTATGGACATGAGCACGAACAGCTTGCGCGCGACCTTGTCGAAGAGTTCGCGGTGGAAACTGGCGATCTCGGTGTAGTTTTCTTCTACGATTTTGTGGCGGGGGAGATCCGCCCAGTCGGGAATGTCTTTGGGGATGTTGAGCTGTACATGTTAGATACAGTCGTTAAGTACCGTACTGGGTAGGCAGGAAGGGAAGGATGTACCATCTCGACATTATCCTTAACTCCTGTATCGCCAATCCACCGCTCATTCTCGCGGTATCCGAAGTACTCTCCCTCCGCGAAGTTGCAGGGGAACGTCCGTTTCTCCTCGAGGGGCTGCTTGAAGAATGCATTGCCGAAGCTGAACTGCCGCAGCACGCGCTCGTCGTCTATACCGTGTCCGACGACGACCCAGAAGCCGACTCGCGTTAACGCATCGTACAGGTCTCTGGCTAGAGATTCTTTGCCGCCTGGCTGGTCGAATTTGGATAGGTCGATCTCAGGGAGAGGCGCCCATTCGAGATTCTCCTTGGTGGCAGCGGGACGTGCCCAGGGCTTTACTGGGACGGTTTGGATAGGGTCTGGCTCTTGGACGGCAGATGGAGCCATTTTTCTAGGACTTATTCAAGGTGTCAAGATGGTGTAAAATTGCATAGTATTAGGACCCTGCCGAGCACGAGCCTTTATACCCCTCCGCCACTTCCTGGGCTGGGCCACATGTGCCGTCTTAACGCCGATATCCGACGCGAGTCATTCCTCTGTGATAGACAGAATACTATTTGGAGAAATATTACCTTTGGTGCAGGAAGCGGGGTACGCGCTGGTTATTATTTCCGTGGTGGATTGCGTGATATTGCTCCAAATTCGCGGGATAACAGGGAGGCCGCGCATGCTATTGGACTTCTGGTGTTATAGGTAAGTATTACTGCTAGGATTTGTCGAGTATATTCCATTTCAAGAAGTGATGAGAATATTGAGTGTTTATAATATCTACAGAGGGCAGGGTCCTGGCGAGGATTCGACCGAAAATGATAACAGAACAGGGTTGTGATGGCACAATCATAGCATAGTATGAGCCATATGTTCGTCAGCCGACAGCAAGTAGCGAAGAATTGATGTGCAATGCCTAAGCTTGTTCCGTTGAGTACTCCAATATCGTGATTGCCTCTATGATGGTATCACTTTGGCAGTCCTGCTTGCTCCGAAAAGCTTTGATTCCACTGGCTATCACTATATAAGCAATGCCGTATCACACATAGTTACGACTTTCCCTGGCGGAGGCACCCCCGAGATGTCTCATTCCATATCAGAGACGGTGCCTGAGAAAGGCCAGGCCCAAGTCACCTCGACCTCCCCTTCTCTCACTGGACCACCGGAAGGCGAGTCCCCGTCTCCTAAATATGACGCCGAGTTCGAAAAGCGCGTTATGCGAAAAATCGACCTTTGGCTAGTCGGCTTCTACTCCGTCGTCTATATCTTCCGAGTCATTGATTCTGGAAACTACGCCAACGCCGCGATTATCAACCTCGAGGCAGGCGACGGCATCAAGGCAGAGCTCGGATTCAGCCCATCCCAGTGGTCTTGGTCCCAGTCTATCTTCTCTTACAGCTACCTATTTTTCGAGCCGACAAATACAGTGCTGCTCAAACGCTTCACGCCGTCTAAATGGAtgttcatcctcatccttgccTGGGGCGTCTGCGCAACCAGCTCCGGCGCAACGCAGAACTTCCCCGGCATGATGTGCGCTCGGTTTGCAATCGGTCTGGCAGAGGCAGGCTTCTACCCTTCTGTGCTGTATCACTACGCCTTCTGGTACAAGCCCTCAGAGATGCCCTGGCGAATCGCCGTATTCTATTCCGTAGGTCAGCTATCCAGTGCCCTAAGCGGCCTCCTCGCCTACGCAATCAGTTTCATGAATCGCCTGGGCGGTCTCTctggctggcgctggctgttTATC
This genomic interval from Aspergillus puulaauensis MK2 DNA, chromosome 7, nearly complete sequence contains the following:
- a CDS encoding uncharacterized protein (COG:I,J,T;~EggNog:ENOG410PFMP;~InterPro:IPR023631,IPR036928,IPR020556;~PFAM:PF01425); this encodes MSWESIAAKKRQALRDSIPADLVIPAALLPPADQLDVTAFPTDSGFFTGRELEITSSPAQTILSHISSGSWTAEEVTKAFCKAAAAAQQLTNCLSEILFDRAIAQAKELDAYFQQTGKTKGPFHGLPISIKDNFNLVGYDSTIGFASLVNDPATYNSTLVDLLLNAGAVLYCKTNVPTAMMIAESVNNVFGRTVNPRNRNLTSGGSSGGESALIAFGGSRIGVGTDIGGSLRIPAACTGIFTIRPSFGRFPNFQTRSGLAGQEAVNSVNGPMAKTLDEIVFWARTVVGQQPWLRDPKCLPIPWRSVDVKKSLKIGVLWHDGLVTPTPPVSRALNSTVAKLKAAGHEIVTWSPTEHKGILETLRTMFIADGGKSVRNLLSPTDEPFRPEMKMYETATELGVHEMWQVQGARNALCKSYLDRWNAAGIDAVLCPTSPYSSVEHGKFAYVGYTGVFNVLDYPGVSFPCGISADKGLDGPYVDHEPLSDIDAQIQQDYSAEAVHGMPVSLQLVGRRLEDETALAITSVILEAVSGSLNGTK
- a CDS encoding uncharacterized protein (COG:S;~EggNog:ENOG410PGSB;~InterPro:IPR023213), which encodes MGSLDTCDYSWTQVRPGRWERNIDESEQFYTSLAKTYEGSGRCCFAITAYVSFSVQGTEHEVELALRKAWLRLRYESPTVASWVEYSEQSQRCRKVYEMAHTPEAQNAWLESTFQVVRTRMSGLQWCNSDPPVPEIPTLFMVKRAGRSSPTVTADLVLRCRHDVMDGVGALMLLNTLFLLASQALDQGDTYRLPVFGDECTRLSPPFRIAAGVPPGLSKKQKSRLNKTVSANAAMKEVEIAGFPRRKGATQAGKHQRVAITLSTESTYRLVKACKAVGLSVTHAYHTAIGIVLRDLQKRQSRPRTVRYINYSLLDERPQCEEPYSTPAHAASVYHSVSGECLAVDLTVPAASFGALEQVLDYSIPRRNEYMKVASAVRRFDMQNRNDEQRVQMVPSYWEMITPPYPSNNVTPAVPPPYNKPSVSLSDLGTLDTIISPSHGDFQLDNPWVTREHLVTGLALFLGIWDGRLTLSATYNDAWHTRNEALVFLDRCNVVSIQALGA
- a CDS encoding uncharacterized protein (COG:Q;~EggNog:ENOG410PG3J;~InterPro:IPR026992,IPR027443,IPR005123;~PFAM:PF03171,PF14226;~go_function: GO:0016491 - oxidoreductase activity [Evidence IEA];~go_process: GO:0055114 - oxidation-reduction process [Evidence IEA]), whose product is MAPSAVQEPDPIQTVPVKPWARPAATKENLEWAPLPEIDLSKFDQPGGKESLARDLYDALTRVGFWVVVGHGIDDERVLRQFSFGNAFFKQPLEEKRTFPCNFAEGEYFGYRENERWIGDTGVKDNVEMLNIPKDIPDWADLPRHKIVEENYTEIASFHRELFDKVARKLFVLMSIILELPETFLADAHDYDKRSDDHLRYMIYNVRTQDEWDRAQGYTKGGHTDFGSLTLLFSQQVAGLQIRTPEAEWKWVKPVEGGITCNAADTLTFLTKGFIKSTIHRVVTPPKDQIDIARLGLLYFVRPGDSTIMKPVPSPLLDRLGLLTEEDKDPNIPAPTGTEYVRARVKDVHHKKVIDRRENTQFEFKGLKVDNYYA